The region GAgcacaaaaatgatttttaatttgagCATCAACATCCTTAGGGTCATAAGGAACTGTAACGGTATGGAACTCAAGACACTCTGCCATGGTCATAGAAGCATAATCAAGAGCAATCGACCTAGGTGACGAACTGACTTCTTTTCCCTTATCTTGGGCCTTACCTCTCTTACTTTTCACTTTAGTGAAGCCATCTCCCTCATCTGCTTTCTTACTACCTTCAACATTATTAGGGTCTATTTTAGGTTTCTTTGGGCACTGAGAATCTAAGTGACCAAAAATCTTACAATGTGAACAAATCGAAGGAATCCATTGATATTCTATTTGGAGCCTAGATATGCGACGTTCACCAGAGGCTTCATCATAGCCCTGATCTATATCTATAAACTGGGGAAATTTGGAGTAGACATTAACATCAACACACACCCTAGCATATCCTAATCTTGATCTATCCTGTGTCATAGGGTCAGCATATAATGGTCTTCCTATGTGATTTTCCATTATAGAAATTCCTTTTAATGACTAGCCTTCTAAGGGTAGGTTATGAATCTTAATCCA is a window of Diospyros lotus cultivar Yz01 chromosome 10, ASM1463336v1, whole genome shotgun sequence DNA encoding:
- the LOC127811278 gene encoding uncharacterized protein LOC127811278 — encoded protein: MENHIGRPLYADPMTQDRSRLGYARVCVDVNVYSKFPQFIDIDQGYDEASGERRISRLQIEYQWIPSICSHCKIFGHLDSQCPKKPKIDPNNVEGSKKADEGDGFTKVKSKRGKAQDKGKEVSSSPRSIALDYASMTMAECLEFHTVTVPYDPKDVDAQIKNHFCALAEEDKDVPSPMESDGEVAEENYREILSDGDGSEGQISEPERVESVSSDGHHSKTRSQAKRDRKKMREQGEQKPGSASSDPISQECQ